The following coding sequences are from one Neovison vison isolate M4711 chromosome X, ASM_NN_V1, whole genome shotgun sequence window:
- the OTUD6A gene encoding OTU domain-containing protein 6A has protein sequence MEDSQSEQQRIIRRHHREKKELQARIQGMKNSVPKSDKKRRKQLLLDVARLEAEMEQKHQQELEKFRESFPDNGNLDSVTEDLAKMDLENQPPRQSRAQRRRERRAALERERQERITEAEMEHLASFRRDEEEKLAAILGSKNLELKDIPADGHCMYRAIQDQLVFSVTVESLRKRTADYMRKHVDDFLPFFSDPDTGNAYSHEDFLSYCDDIVRSPSWGGQLELRALSHVLQTPIEVIQADSPAVVIGGEYTRKPLILVYLRYACNLGEHYNSVRPLEAGAVGGAAPRLF, from the coding sequence ATGGAAGATTCTCAGAGTGAGCAACAGCGGATAATACGACGCCACCACCGCGAGAAAAAAGAGCTGCAGGCCCGTATCCAGGGCATGAAGAACTCGGTCCCCAAGAGcgacaaaaagagaagaaagcagttGCTCCTAGACGTGGCCCGCCTCGAAGCCGAGATGGAGCAGAAGCACCAGCAGGAGCTGGAGAAGTTCCGAGAGAGCTTTCCTGATAACGGCAACCTCGACTCCGTCACGGAAGATCTAGCCAAGATGGATCTTGAGAACCAGCCTCCCCGGCAGTCCCGGGCACAGAGAAGGCGCGAAAGAAGGGCGGCGCTTGAGAGAGAGCGCCAGGAGAGGATCACCGAGGCCGAGATGGAGCACCTGGCTAGCTTCCGCCGCGATGAGGAGGAGAAGCTCGCCGCCATCCTAGGATCCAAGAATCTGGAGCTGAAGGATATCCCGGCCGATGGCCACTGCATGTATCGCGCCATCCAAGACCAGCTGGTGTTCTCGGTGACGGTAGAGAGCCTGCGGAAACGCACCGCCGATTACATGCGCAAGCACGTGGACGACTTCCTGCCCTTCTTCAGCGACCCGGACACCGGCAACGCCTACAGCCACGAAGACTTCTTGAGCTACTGCGACGACATCGTGCGCAGCCCCTCGTGGGGAGGCCAGCTCGAGCTGAGGGCCCTGTCGCACGTCCTGCAGACGCCCATCGAGGTGATCCAGGCCGATTCGCCCGCTGTCGTCATCGGCGGGGAGTACACCCGGAAGCCGCTCATCCTCGTGTACCTGCGCTACGCTTGCAACCTCGGCGAGCACTACAATTCGGTGAGGCCGCTCGAGGCCGGCGCTGTCGGGGGCGCGGCCCCGCGGCTCTTCTAG
- the AWAT2 gene encoding acyl-CoA wax alcohol acyltransferase 2 isoform X1: MLLPSKKDLKTALEVFAVFQWALSVFVIVFTVISVNIYLVLFTSYWPVTVLLLSWLAFDWKTPQRALFSGGRRIDCVRRWCIWKQYCDYFPLKLLKTHDISPNHNYILVCHPHGILSHSCFGHFATDTSGFSKIFPGITPHILTLGAFFWVPFLREYVMSSGACSVSQASMDFLLTHRGKGNMLIVVVGGLAECSYSLPGSTTLFLKKRTGFVRVALHHGVPLIPAYAFGETDLYNQHIFTPGGLVNRFQKWVQRMIHIYPCAFYGRGLTENSWGFLPFARPVTTVVGKPLPLPKIENPSEETVARYHALYIDALRQLFDQHKTKYGVSEDQELVIV, translated from the exons ATGCTCTTGCCCTCCAAAAAGGACCTTAAGACTGCCCTGGAGGTTTTTGCTGTTTTCCAGTGGGCCTTGAGTGTCTTTGTCATCG TCTTCACCGTAATCTCTGTCAACATCTACCTGGTGCTGTTCACGTCATACTGGCCCGTCACTGTGCTCCTTCTCAGCTGGCTGGCTTTCGACTGGAAGACACCCCAGCGAG CTCTGTTTTCAGGGGGCCGCCGGATTGACTGTGTGAGGAGATGGTGCATATGGAAACAGTACTGTGATTACTTCCCCCTCAAG CTTTTGAAGACTCATGATATCTCCCCCAACCACAACTACATCCTTGTGTGCCACCCTCATGGGATCTTGTCCCACTCATGCTTTGGCCACTTTGCCACAGATACCTCAGGCTTCTCCAAGATCTTTCCCGGTATCACTCCTCATATTCTCACCCTGGGAGCCTTTTTCTGGGTGCCGTTTCTCAGAGAGTATGTCATGTCTTCAG gggcCTGCTCAGTGAGTCAAGCGTCCATGGACTTTCTGCTCACACACAGAGGCAAAGGCAACATGCTGATTGTGGTTGTTGGTGGCCTGGCAGAGTGCAGCTATAGCCTGCCAGGCTCTACTACCCTGTTCTTGAAGAAACGGACTGGCTTTGTACGTGTGGCCCTTCATCATGG AGTTCCTCTAATCCCTGCCTATGCCTTTGGGGAGACCGACCTCTACAATCAGCACATTTTCACCCCTGGGGGCTTGGTGAATCGCTTCCAGAAGTGGGTTCAGCGTATGATACACATCTACCCTTGTGCTTTCTATGGGCGCGGCCTCACGGAGAACTCCTGGGGCTTCCTGCCCTTCGCCCGGCCTGTGACTACCGTTG TCGGGAAGCCGCTACCACTGCCCAAGATTGAGAATCCGAGCGAGGAGACTGTGGCTAGATACCATGCACTCTACATCGATGCCCTACGCCAACTCTTTGACCAGCATAAGACCAAGTATGGCGTCTCGGAGGACCAGGAACTGGTGATTGTTTGA
- the AWAT2 gene encoding acyl-CoA wax alcohol acyltransferase 2 isoform X2, which translates to MLLPSKKDLKTALEVFAVFQWALSVFVIVFTVISVNIYLVLFTSYWPVTVLLLSWLAFDWKTPQRGGRRIDCVRRWCIWKQYCDYFPLKLLKTHDISPNHNYILVCHPHGILSHSCFGHFATDTSGFSKIFPGITPHILTLGAFFWVPFLREYVMSSGACSVSQASMDFLLTHRGKGNMLIVVVGGLAECSYSLPGSTTLFLKKRTGFVRVALHHGVPLIPAYAFGETDLYNQHIFTPGGLVNRFQKWVQRMIHIYPCAFYGRGLTENSWGFLPFARPVTTVVGKPLPLPKIENPSEETVARYHALYIDALRQLFDQHKTKYGVSEDQELVIV; encoded by the exons ATGCTCTTGCCCTCCAAAAAGGACCTTAAGACTGCCCTGGAGGTTTTTGCTGTTTTCCAGTGGGCCTTGAGTGTCTTTGTCATCG TCTTCACCGTAATCTCTGTCAACATCTACCTGGTGCTGTTCACGTCATACTGGCCCGTCACTGTGCTCCTTCTCAGCTGGCTGGCTTTCGACTGGAAGACACCCCAGCGAG GGGGCCGCCGGATTGACTGTGTGAGGAGATGGTGCATATGGAAACAGTACTGTGATTACTTCCCCCTCAAG CTTTTGAAGACTCATGATATCTCCCCCAACCACAACTACATCCTTGTGTGCCACCCTCATGGGATCTTGTCCCACTCATGCTTTGGCCACTTTGCCACAGATACCTCAGGCTTCTCCAAGATCTTTCCCGGTATCACTCCTCATATTCTCACCCTGGGAGCCTTTTTCTGGGTGCCGTTTCTCAGAGAGTATGTCATGTCTTCAG gggcCTGCTCAGTGAGTCAAGCGTCCATGGACTTTCTGCTCACACACAGAGGCAAAGGCAACATGCTGATTGTGGTTGTTGGTGGCCTGGCAGAGTGCAGCTATAGCCTGCCAGGCTCTACTACCCTGTTCTTGAAGAAACGGACTGGCTTTGTACGTGTGGCCCTTCATCATGG AGTTCCTCTAATCCCTGCCTATGCCTTTGGGGAGACCGACCTCTACAATCAGCACATTTTCACCCCTGGGGGCTTGGTGAATCGCTTCCAGAAGTGGGTTCAGCGTATGATACACATCTACCCTTGTGCTTTCTATGGGCGCGGCCTCACGGAGAACTCCTGGGGCTTCCTGCCCTTCGCCCGGCCTGTGACTACCGTTG TCGGGAAGCCGCTACCACTGCCCAAGATTGAGAATCCGAGCGAGGAGACTGTGGCTAGATACCATGCACTCTACATCGATGCCCTACGCCAACTCTTTGACCAGCATAAGACCAAGTATGGCGTCTCGGAGGACCAGGAACTGGTGATTGTTTGA